Proteins encoded within one genomic window of Theobroma cacao cultivar B97-61/B2 chromosome 7, Criollo_cocoa_genome_V2, whole genome shotgun sequence:
- the LOC18593308 gene encoding zinc transporter 11, whose translation MKLSRFLFFLLLSLSLFLSATSHGGSDDDDKGAGESNEPPHSLRSKSLVLVKIWCLILVFVGTFIGGVSPYFLKWNQGFLVLGTQFAGGVFLGTAMMHFLSDANETFEDLTSKEYPFAFMLACAGYLLTMVADCVVSYVYGKGKSSSNHGDLELQGPEQTKSNPHCHGNPPSGNGTDTACAQSSSLTTVSSFGDSVLLIVALCFHSVFEGIAIGVAKTEADAWKALWTISLHKIFAAIAMGIALLRMIPDRPLLSCVAYAFAFAISSPVGVAIGIIIDATTQGAVADWIFAISMGLACGVFIYVSINHLLSKGYTPQKTVSVDTPHHKFFAVLLGVGVIAVVMIWDT comes from the exons ATGAAACTCTCAcgctttctcttcttcctccttctctccctctctcttttcctctctGCCACCTCCCATGGGGgcagtgatgatgatgacaaGGGTGCAGGTGAAAGCAATGAGCCTCCTCATAGCCTACGTTCCAAATCCTTGGTCTTGGTCAAGATATGGTGCTTGATTCTTGTGTTTGTAGGGACCTTCATCGGTGGGGTGTCACCATATTTCCTGAAATGGAACCAGGGTTTTCTGGTATTGGGAACTCAGTTTGCTGGCGGGGTTTTCCTGGGGACTGCCATGATGCATTTCTTGAGTGATGCCAATGAAACTTTTGAGGATTTGACGAGTAAAGAATACCCTTTTGCGTTTATGTTGGCCTGTGCTGGATATTTGTTGACCATGGTGGCTGATTGTGTGGTTTCTTATGTGTACGGGAAGGGGAAGAGTTCATCTAATCATGGTGATTTGGAACTTCAAG GGCCCGAGCAGACCAAAAGTAATCCTCATTGTCATGGCAATCCGCCA AGTGGCAATGGCACTGATACAGCCTGCGCACAGTCGTCATCACTCACAACCGTGAGTTCCTTTGGGGACAGTGTTTTATTGATTGTTGCCTTGTGCTTCCATTCAGTCTTCGAGGGCATTGCGATTGGAGTTGCAAAGACAGAAGCCGATGCCTGGAAGGCATTGTGGACGATCTCCTTGCACAAGATATTTGCAGCAATTGCGATGGGGATAGCACTGCTCCGGATGATCCCTGACCGTCCACTGCTGTCGTGTGTAGCCTACGCTTTCGCATTCGCCATTTCAAGTCCTGTCGGAGTGGCCATTGGGATCATAATCGATGCCACAACTCAGGGTGCTGTGGCTGATTGGATCTTCGCCATATCGATGGGCTTAGCATGTGGAGTGTTCATCTACGTATCAATAAACCATCTGCTATCCAAAGGTTACACTCCCCAGAAGACAGTTTCAGTTGACACACCCCATCACAAGTTTTTCGCTGTCTTGTTAGGTGTTGGAGTGATTGCTGTTGTGATGATCTGGGACACCTGA
- the LOC18593310 gene encoding uncharacterized protein LOC18593310, which yields MAGIAILLDLYKKSPSFCPPQSFHSTGFFSASAAAASAAATVAAGAPFASKFLFGHPKVSHCDAAGALPEDYISSIRRASEDIFKNDAIKYSVKEYKIELKPLFSAFEFRPFALTTLRSFLMFYLPLLEPAMDTEEDDDDFLQDTPEERHVDLVVPFKKSVKQIIRETTVVTTRRVLERLAVLYVSQRMAWKLLKDVPKSAARKSQRGMLTTVYFFRVSRTTLRGHFLGVAAAWLVQSGIEIYRCFSRITNSEETDGVNITEQAKLLGKKISGITIRCGASLIFASIGAGIGATFIRPSMGQWIGCAVGDLAGPIIVSVCLEKALHVDL from the exons ATGGCGGGAATAGCAATATTGCTAGATCTATACAAGAAAAGCCCAAGCTTTTGCCCTCCACAAAGCTTCCACTCTACTGGCTTCTTTTCTGCCTCCGCTGCCGCCGCATCAGCCGCTGCTACCGTCGCTGCTGGAGCCCCTTTTGCCTCTAAGTTCCTTTTTGG TCATCCCAAGGTTTCTCATTGTGACGCTGCCGGGGCATTGCCTGAAGATTACATCTCAAGTATACGGAGAGCATCTGAAGATATATTTAAGAATGATGCTATCAAATACTCTGTGAAGGAGTATAAGATTGAGTTAAAGCCTCTTTTTTCAGCTTTTGAGTTTAGGCCATTTGCTCTGACAACCTTGAGGTCATTTCTGATGTTCTATTTGCCTCTATTGGAGCCTGCTATGGACAcagaagaagatgatgatgacTTCCTGCAGGACACTCCAGAAGAGCGCCATGTGGATTTAGTTGTTCCCTTCAAAAAATCAGTGAAGCAAATAATTCGTGAG ACCACTGTTGTAACTACAAGACGGGTCCTTGAAAGACTTGCTGTCCTTTATGTTTCACAACGCATGGCGTGGAAACTCCTTAAAG ATGTTCCAAAATCAGCTGCCCGGAAGTCCCAAAGGGGAATGCTTACTACAGTGTACTTCTTCAGAGTTAGCAGAACAACTTTGAGAG GTCATTTTCTTGGAGTTGCGGCAGCATGGCTTGTCCAATCTGGTATTGAAATCTACCGATGCTTTTCTCGCATAACGAACTCTGAAGAGACTGATGGGGTCAACATTACAGAGCAAGCTAAACTTCTTGGAAAGAAGATTTCTGGTATTACAATCAGGTGTGGAGCTTCATTGATTTTTGCTTCCATTGGAGCAGGGATTGGTGCCACTTTTATCCGTCCTTCAATGGGTCAGTGGATTG GCTGTGCTGTTGGAGATTTGGCTGGGCCCATTATAGTATCTGTTTGCCTCGAGAAAGCTCTTCATGTGGACCTCTAG